From the genome of Schaalia odontolytica:
AGGTCGTTGGAGAGCGGAATCTTCTCAGGCAGCCAGAAGTTGCCCGTCAGGCGATCCCAGACCTCAAGGTCCTTGTCGTCTTGGATCTTGTTCCAGTTGATGGCCTCGAACACGGGCTCGGTCGCCATGGGGGCTCCTCTGTGTGCGGTGTCGGACGGACGAGGCCGGGGCGGCCTCGCGTGCTCCCACCAGGATACCCGTGGGGCGCGCGTGTCGCGGTCACGGGATCGCCTGCGTTTCGTGGACGAGGTCACCTCGGTGGGTCGGATCCTTCTTCGTCGACGTCGATCGGATCGCCGTTCTCATCCAACATGCCGTGGCGCTTCATGTACTGGTACCGAGCGTCGGCCCAGCGGGGAACGGGTAAGGGAAAGAAATGATAGATGGCAGCGATAAGAAAACAGAGTAGACCGGCGACGATGAGGATACCCGTGACGATGTAATAAGAACTGAGGTCGTAAATAGCTTCTCCGAGGCTGCAGATGAAGAAGCCAAGGCCGACAAGTGGGCGTGTTGTTGCTTGGCTTCTCGCGCTGCTGCTCATCCGCGAGGTGATAATGCGGGAGTTGCTAGAGAAAGTGGTATCGAGATAGGTCTCCATGTACCAGGCACCAATAATCATGAGCCCGAAAATCGCACCACAGACTTCCCAGAAAATCATGACTGCGAACCTCCACTGTTAATGCTTGCTGCGACTTCGCCGTTGAGTCCAGTGCTCATTAATCTTCTTCCTCCGAAAGCTCGAACTGCGGGAGGGGATCGCCGTTCTCGTCCAGCATTCTGTGGCGCTTCATGTACTGGTACCGAGGGTCTATCCATCGGGGTACGGGTATCGGTGAAAAATACCAGACAACACCGATGATGAAAATTGCCAAAGTTATTGCAATAAGTGTCAGTTGGACAAACTGCGGAAATCTTCCATCATTGCCGATTGTCACGAAGCTGCCGACCAGAAATGCACTTCCTGTTGCAAGGGTGCCGATTGATTGGTACTTGTCATTCATGCGTGTTGCTGAGCTAATGAAGCGCGCATTCTGGCCAAATTGCGAATCCGTATAAGTCTCGCAATACCACATAGCTAGAATTGCGAGGCTAAACGGTATGCCGATGATTCCCCAAATCATGAGGGTTGTCCACCTCCGTGTATAGCGGAATAAGTAGCACTGTTGATGCCTGTTTTGACTTCTCGGTCGAATCCACTGCTCATGAATCTTCTTCCTCCGAAAGCTCGAACTGTGGGAGGGGATCACCGTTCTCGTCCAGCATGCCGTGCCGCTTCATGTATTGGTACCGAGCGTCGGCCCAGCGGGGGACAGGGAATGGGAAGAAGCAAATGAAACCTATGACAATAAGTGCTAGCCCAACGATGGCGATACTGAGGGAAGGAATAAGGATGATGCGTATGTTGGGAAGGAGGTCGGTTAGAATTGCCGCCAGTGCAAACAGTGAGAATCCTGTTGAGATAAATAGTGGAGACAGGGAATCGCCGCTTGTGTTCTTATCGTTTCGATCGCCCATCTCTCGCCATAGTGCGGCAATAGGGGAGTCTGTGTAAGTTTCCACATACCATGAATACAGGCCGAATAGACCGATGGCTAGGCCCGCAAAGGACCATAGATAGCTCATCATCTGCTCCTATCTTCCGATTGAGCTGAGGAATGTCTCGTTAAATCTGCTTGCTATCGATTGATCCAATCGCGCTGTCGAAGAGCAGTCGTCGTAATGGTGTGTGCTCAGAAATGAACTGCGGCCTGCTGTATGTCGTGGACGAGGTCAGCTTGATGAGGAGGGGGTCACGGCTGTGATCTGCGTGTTCCCCGTCGGAACAGGGGCCGTGTACTTGTGGTTGTATTCGTCGTTGTAGCGTTGGATCTCGCGCATGACGTCCGCCACCGCGTCGTCCGTGCACTTGAAGTCCTCTGTTGCGGCCGCTAGGCCCAAGTAGATGCCGTTCAGGATCCACGCCATGTGGTTGAGTGTTGAGTTCAGAGCCGTGACGTGTTTGCTCAGAGTTGCATCGTGTTCGCTGCCCGTGTCGGATGTACTGAGGGCTGGCGTCTTCCTGAGTTCTGCGCACGCGTTGCTGAGCTTCGCAATGATCGAATTAACTTCGTCGTAATTCCATTCGAGAACGACGTAAGTCATGGCAGTTTCCTCTCGGGTGAAAGGGCGAAGAGATACGTGATGAGTGCCCACAGCTGCGTGTTGTAGATGGGGTGGATGGGGATGTGAGGTCCGGTGCTGGGTGCGAAAAGCGGAGCCTCGACCCTGTAGGCGGCGGCTGGCGTGATGAACGTGGAGAGGGTAGAGGTCGGAACGAAGGAGCCCTTCTTCGTGCGCTCTTCCCGGATCCAGGTGGTGTATGCCCAGCGTTGGGCCACGAGAGCCTGCGCGAAGGCGGAATCTGAGGGGCCGTAGGAGGAGTAATTCTCGAGGAGCTGGGCCGTCTGTTCGGTCGTGCCTTGCTGTGCGGCGTACACGATGGCCGTCGGTAGCACGGGAGGTCCATCGAAGACGGCGGGGTTAGGCGTGAGCGGAGATATCGCCGCCGTGACGTGGGGAATTTCCTCGTTATCGATCTGATAAATGTGAGTCTCAGTGTCGCCGTCGGGGGTGGTAGCGGTGCGGGCGACGACGCAGGGCCCCGCCTGCATCCAGATGAGAGCCTGGCGGCACTGGGAAGCATCCGGAGACGTGGTGGCGATGACCAATCGCGAGCGAGCCGTGCGCATGAGAGCCGCGAGATGGTCCGCGTCGCCGGTGAGTCCCTCGGAGGTGGCGAAGCTTGAGGTGACATCACCCGGAATGATGATGTGAGGACGGTCAGGCATTGCGCACCTCCAGGCTCATGATGATCGCGAGAACGTCATCGTTCAGGTCGCCGAAAGCGGGTGTCGTCATCGTCGCAGTCGCCGTGAGGAGGAAGTCATTCCCGCCGTCGGAATGAATCCACGCCCACTGGCAGGCGGTGATGGGGACGCTGCCCTGAATGTAGATTCCCGTGCGCAGGTGTGAAGATTCGGGTCGCGCCGGCCACTCGCAATCCTCCAGCATGCGAAAGCCGGGAACCTGATCGGACATGGACTGTGCCGAGTCGGCGAGCGCCTGCGCGGGCGTCGTGCTCGCGGGGATAGGGGAGGCAAGCACGAGGAGGGTGGGGGTGAAATCGTAATCGGCATCGATGGGGCCGACGGCGAGGGCGATAACGCCACCTTCGGCCGGATGCTGATCGCTGTCTGGCGTTCGCTCTTGCGCGTCGCCGGCGCTCCCGAATGCCTGGTTGAGGATCGAGGAGATCTCCTCCTTCGGGCACGACGACCAGCGGGGAGGCATCAGCCAATAGGTCGACAGACTCATGGTGTCCCCCATCCCTGATCGTTGTCAGCGGACTCCTCGTCGTCCTCCGAAAGCTCGAACTGCGGGAGGGGATCGCCGTTCTCGTCCAGCATTCCGTGGCGCTTCATGTACTGGTACCGAGCGTCGGCCCAGCGGGGAATAGGCAATGGAGAAAAACGCCAGATCAGAGAAATGAGTATGACAAGCAAGGTGAGGATAAGTAGAGAGTTGATAACGAGGTTTGGCAATTTAAGCTCGTTGCATATGATGACGATGGCTGCAAAAATGAATACGACTCCTGTTGCGGGGAATCCGATGGCATCTGACTTAGGATGTGCGTGAAAGGTTGTGCTAATAAAGCGTGAATTCTTCCCGTATGACGTATCCGTGAAGGTCTGAATGTACCATGTCGCTAAAATAACTGTTCCGAATAGAAGGGCAAGTATTCCCAATAACATTATTATCCTCCGTGAATTGCTGTGTGTATCCCGTTGTTCGCTAGGTCTGCTAGGTAGCTTCCGGTGGCGCTTCCAATAAGTCCGCCAACTACTCCTCCGATAATTCCTCCAGCAAGAATGCCGACGGGGCCTCCGAATGCGCCAATGGTAGCGCCGATTTTTGCGCCTGCGACACCACCTGCGAAACCTAGTCCGCCGCTGGCACCGCCCTTGAGACCGGCTCTTGCTACCTTCTCGCCCTGTCCCATCTCCGGGTGGTGGTAGGAGTCCGACTGGTAGCTGTCGTAGGCGCTGACGACTCCGTCGAGGACCGCGCAGGCGCGGCCTGCGACTTTGCCGCCAATGCGCAATGCGTCGGCGGTCTTGATCGCTCGACTGCCGCCCTTGACGGCGTCCACCCCCGGGACTTTCCAGTTCTTGAGGTTCCCTCGCTCGGTGATCTGCTTCCAGGGGGACGCGTCTTTGATTCCGGCCGGCGCCTGGTACTTGGCGCCCTTCGCCTGTAGATAGACCGACTCGATCCCGTCTGCGAGGGTATTGCGCATGGTGTCCGCCCAGCCCGGTAGGCGAGCTGGCACATTCAACCCCGTGGGGAATCCGTACGTGCCGACGAATTTGTTGAACACGGGGAGGAGGGTCGACTCCCAGACGGTGGGGTCGATACCCGCGAGGTCGTCGCCGAACAGTGTTTCCGCGTAGGCGAACTTCCTCTGGTTGATCTCGCAGCGTGAGCGCAGCGACGCGAAGAAGGCGCCAACGCCGCCCGGGACGTTTGCTGGGTGGCTGATGGTCACTTTCGTTCCGTCACGAGAAACCGTGAGCCCGGCGCCGCTGGCGTCGGTGACAATGGCTCGAAACTCTGTCCTGATGGGTTTCAGGGTGCCCCCGTAGTCCTCCAGGGCGGATTGCAGCGAGCGGAAACATGACAGCGCATGCTCGCTCGCGGAGATGACATTCGTCAGGTGCTCGACGACGGTCTCCACCAGCCTGGCTCTCTGATGTTCGACCATCCCTCGGGCGGCCGTCGCGTCGCCAATGGCCTCGTCGAGTGCCGCGATCGGTTTGTCGCACTGGTCCTTCAGCGACAGGATCGCGTCCACCTTAACCGGAAAGTCCCACGAAAAGGACTCGGCGAATTCTACGGTTCCTGCAGATGTGGGAACCGTTGAGGTGGCTGGAAGGGGGGGCATTGCTTCACTCCGTTGGAACAATCGGGCGACATGCGTGTTGCGCATCACTTATTGGTCAGCGTACTCCGGTTGTTTAACAATCTGCAGTGAAACCTGGCCGAAAAGTGCCGACGAATGATGTCGCCTGAGGTCGTGAGCGGATTTCCCATACCGCCAGTGGCTGGAGTTTGCGTGTCGTGGACGAGGTCACCTCGGTGGGGGTGGGGGCGGTATCGTGTTCGCCATGACGACGCCCACCTTCGCCGACGTTGACGAGGCCCTCGCCCGCCACGACTACCGCGCGGCCCTGTCTATCCTCGAATCCCTCGAGGTCGTGGGTGAAGACGCCTGTTACCGTCGCGACGTCCAGGCCGCGGCCTGCGCCGACCGCCTCGGCCTGTACCCCCTGTGCGAGGAGTATGCGACGCGCGCACGCGCCTACGGCGACGACATGGCCGACCCCTTCGCGCTCATCGCCCGCGCCCAGCGCCGCCAAGGCCTCGTCGCGGACGCGGAGGCCACGGCCTCGGCCGGCATGCGCCTGCATCCCCAATCCGCCGAGATAGCGCGTGAGCTGACCCTCTGCCTCGTCGACCTCGGACGCTACGACGAGGCGCGCCCGGTCTCCGAGATTGCCACCGACGGCCTTCCCAACGACGTCGAGCTCCTCATGGCATACGGGCGCCTGTGGGCACCCGTGGAACCCAATGGCGCCCAGTGGGCCTTCGGGCGCGCCACCGCGAACGCCCCGGACCTGGCCGAAGCGAAGTTCGCATACGACTCCCTGGCCCACCCGCTCAAGGGAGCGGGGCGCTCCTCGTACGACATCGAGATGGAGCCGCCCGTCGCCGAGGCCTACGGACGGATGCTCAAGCGCGTGACCTTCGCCCTCGACAAAGCCTGGATTTTCGCCATTTTCTCGGGCTTCGGCTGCGGAATCGGCTACGTCGCAACCCTGCGAGTCATGACGGATGAGCTCGCGCTGTTCTTCTTCCTCCTGTACGCCGTCATGTCGCTCAGCGGCTACCTCATGACGTTCGCGCAGATCGCGCTCTTCAATCGCGTCCTCCCGCGAGGCGTGCGCCTGACCTTCAGGATCCTGCGCAAGCGCTTCCCGGACCTGGGGAGCTCCGTCATGGACTTCGTTCGCATGATCGTGCTGGCGGGGCTCATCCTCTTCGGGCTGATGGCGCTCACCCGCTGATCCCTGTCGCTGCGCAGTTTCAGTGATGACGGCGAAAAATGCTCATATCCTGACCAGTGAAAAAGTGTCTAACTGGGCATCGCATAGTTGCTTTGTAAGGCGCGAAAAATTAACGGACAGCGCTATTGTGAGGGCGTGACCTATCAGCCCTTGCAATTCGATGCCGCGCCCCGGCCCTACCGCCTGGGGAATGACCAGCTGCGCCGCTACAACCGCGTGCGCGCCGGCCAGCGAACGCAGGGCCGCGTCAACATCGCCATCGACGTCGTCACTATCCTCCTGATTGTCTCCGTCAGCGCCATCGTCGCTATCGTCGAGCTCTCTTCCATGCCCGACACGATCCTCGAAAAGCTCGCCGGCCTCGCCCTGACCCTCATCCTCGGAGGAGGACTCATCCTCCTCGCGCTCCTCGCCGCACTCCTCATCGCCGCCCGCCGCTGGCACCGCGAATGGGACGGCAACGAAGACCTCGTCATCTTCTCCGAGTCCCACGCAGCCCTGCACGCAGCCCGGCAAGACGGCGCCGTCATGATCGCCTGCGCGCGCATGCAGCTGGCCTGGTTCATCGGCTTCCTCGCCGTCGGCTCCATCGCCGTCGCCACCGAATCCGCTCTCCTCGCCGCCCTCGTCTCCCTGCCCCTCGCCATGGGACTCCTCAACTCCTGGCGCTCCTGCCAAGCCCTGCGCCGCATCACCGGACGCACCCTCTGACACGCGTCGGGCCCGCACGCCCACGCGCACGGACCCGATCACTGTGCCCCGGCCTCGTCGGCGCGGGACGGAAGGTCAGCCCTTCGAAAGTTTTTCTCGCACGGCTCCCGCGCCGAACGTCAGCGCGGTCAGGCCCGCTTCCAGAGCGCCCAGGGCCAGCCCCTGCCTCGTGTGGGCAAAACGAGCGCCCTGCGC
Proteins encoded in this window:
- a CDS encoding tetratricopeptide repeat protein, producing the protein MTTPTFADVDEALARHDYRAALSILESLEVVGEDACYRRDVQAAACADRLGLYPLCEEYATRARAYGDDMADPFALIARAQRRQGLVADAEATASAGMRLHPQSAEIARELTLCLVDLGRYDEARPVSEIATDGLPNDVELLMAYGRLWAPVEPNGAQWAFGRATANAPDLAEAKFAYDSLAHPLKGAGRSSYDIEMEPPVAEAYGRMLKRVTFALDKAWIFAIFSGFGCGIGYVATLRVMTDELALFFFLLYAVMSLSGYLMTFAQIALFNRVLPRGVRLTFRILRKRFPDLGSSVMDFVRMIVLAGLILFGLMALTR